Genomic segment of Amphiura filiformis unplaced genomic scaffold, Afil_fr2py scaffold_118, whole genome shotgun sequence:
TTTTCTTCCTAGTTGGTTCCTTGACATGTTGCTCCAGCCCAAATTCTGTTATGGTCTCTAGCAAAAGTTCAGCTGTTTCTTTGGAAGCAGGATGGTTTTTGATGACAGTACCCTCTTTCCAATCCATGTTTGGCTGATTGAAATCCCCAGTCAAAATTATGTTGTACCCTTTAGCCTTGCTATTTATCTTCCCAAGGGATTCACCTAAGTCAATAACTGTCTCTCTATCGTCGTGTCTTGGTTTGTAACATGTTCCCAGAAGAAGTGAGCGTCGGCCCTGTAGCTCGAGTTGATTCCACATTATTTCACTGTCCACCTCGAATTCTGATTTCTGAGTCATGATCAGATCTTTTTTACAGGCAATAAGTATGCCTCCATGACCACGTCCCTTTCTGTCTCTTCTGAAGACATCATAGGAGTCTGGAAATATTTCAGAAGTGTTGATGTCAGCTGTTAGCCATGTTTCCGTACCTTGGATAATGTCAGGGTTATATTGTTCAATAAGGATTTTTGTTTCACAAGTCTTGTTTGTAATACTTTGAAAATTGATTAACATGATGCGCAAAGAGTCTCTGCTGTTTTTCTTCTTctgcgttttgttttgttttctggaTCGATCAACGTCCACCGGGTCTTGGGTCTCAAAACCTTCTTGAGTTTCCTCTTCATTTCCATCTTGGTCTTCTAAAACTGAAAATTGGTTACTGGTATTACATCCAGATCCATTGAAGATTGTGTCTGAAAAGTTCATGACGTCACAAATCGGACAAACCCAAAGGCATGATTCACCAGATAACTCACTGTAGGTTTCGTTGTCAATATCACCACAAGATGCATGCACCCATTTCTTACAGCTATCACACTCCACTCCATTGTGGTAACTAGTGTGTTGGCGTTAGTGTTTGTTGCCTTGTTGCCGTGTTGCTTTGAATGAGATCCATTTTCTACGCAATGCTTAGCGAATTTCACGTTTGTTGCCCTGTTGCCGTGTAAGTTGATAGaggtacaattttttttttgcgttgGCCAACTTGGCCTTATAGTGTTTGTTGCCTTGTTGCCCTGTTGCCGTGTTGCTTTGACTGAGATCCATTTTCTActcaattaagggatctggaatgagcgttttgagcgtttcgacagtattttttgtgggacatgagagcacatgttctgaatacgaagaatgtctttctgatatcaaataattttcattttttgaaattcacgatataatacaaattttatgaaaaattattaacatttgatatttttcacatttttgattatagcctaacagtcctcgaagtaaattttataaatctaatgatatatttttaaagtgtatgtagctgggaggagatgccgacgatcaattaaaaatgttgacctttcatattgaagatatggattttttttcccaaaaagacctaatttttttggtgttttagggaaaaaatccatatcttcaatacgaaaggtcaaaattttcaattgatcgtcagcttttcatccttatgttcaatatcaaaatatcaatttttaatcatttgccataaaatgtgtattacattgcgaatttcaaaaaatcaaaattatttgatatcaggacattcttcgtattcagaatgcaattcgatatgtctgatgtactctaatgtcccacaataaatactgtccaaacgttcataccccattaGCGA
This window contains:
- the LOC140145032 gene encoding uncharacterized protein; the protein is MNFSDTIFNGSGCNTSNQFSVLEDQDGNEEETQEGFETQDPVDVDRSRKQNKTQKKKNSRDSLRIMLINFQSITNKTCETKILIEQYNPDIIQGTETWLTADINTSEIFPDSYDVFRRDRKGRGHGGILIACKKDLIMTQKSEFEVDSEIMWNQLELQGRRSLLLGTCYKPRHDDRETVIDLGESLGKINSKAKGYNIILTGDFNQPNMDWKEGTVIKNHPASKETAELLLETITEFGLEQHVKEPTRKKSILDLVFTNNASLIKETTVVPGISDHDIVLADFDLRAKWKRQPRRRYYVRRKADTESISKEFLTFKDEYFSLGNASVQDKWDALENKIKVVMERHIPKKTAAKQNSLPWFNRTHHRLRRKKQRAFNKAKETQKTEDWNKFVVSQKELKKALEVSEREFVSNNLTTAMKENVKQFWSYIKRLGNNETGFQTWKSIIKLSAMERGKLKH